The Methanococcoides methylutens MM1 genome has a window encoding:
- a CDS encoding DUF192 domain-containing protein: protein MLLKSNGDVIASDIEYAKSMFSQAKGLMFRSSVPDSYAMIFVLSSPKKISLHMLFVPFPLDVLFLNEEKRIVSTTYLRPWIGMGDSGEKVKYIIELPAGVISRSDLSVGDHVMFDES from the coding sequence ATGTTATTAAAATCTAATGGTGATGTCATTGCATCGGATATTGAATATGCCAAAAGCATGTTCAGCCAGGCAAAAGGCCTGATGTTCAGAAGCTCTGTTCCGGATAGCTATGCTATGATATTTGTGCTATCTTCGCCAAAGAAGATCTCCCTGCATATGCTCTTTGTTCCTTTCCCTCTGGACGTCCTATTCCTTAATGAAGAGAAACGAATTGTGAGTACAACGTATCTTCGTCCATGGATCGGCATGGGTGACTCCGGTGAAAAGGTGAAGTATATAATTGAACTCCCTGCTGGAGTAATCTCCCGTTCAGACCTTTCGGTGGGTGATCATGTGATGTTCGATGAATCCTGA